One Actinomyces marmotae DNA window includes the following coding sequences:
- a CDS encoding glycoside hydrolase family 2 TIM barrel-domain containing protein encodes MIIPRHYEDLGVLHENTLPARSYYVPASTPPDPSPWKRQDSDRFQLLSGTWRFAYLPSVHDLTTPFWEGQAAPGADAALDFAEVPVPSTWQHTGYDHHQYTNVRYPIPFDPPRVPQDNPCGAYLREFDYAPIVEAPCAHLVFEGVDSCFYVWLNGAYVGYSQVSHATSEFDVTEYIRPGANRLAVLVLKWCDGTYMEDQDKFRTSGIFRDVYLLSRPRASLLDYAVTTTLGDSAPAAVEIRASYWGGAVPTRAVLTDRDGVKIASGALEPDAAPAAGATGAEAADDQADAPYTHRLRLEVPHPHPWTAEDPYLYTLTLITPGESIADRVGLREVSVDGVVVRLNGRPITLRGVNRHDSDPVTGPAVDLAHMQRDLRLMKEHNINAVRSSHYPNDPRFYQLCDEYGLYVMSEADNESHGAQARFLADPSWDNQVEHWNEPIADNPEWIGATVDRMRLCVHREKNRPSVIAWSAGNECAYGCTFEAALAWVKGFDPTRLTHYESAIHRSSRRAYDYSDLDLYSRMYPSLDEIRAYLDSDPDKPFLLVEYCHAMGNGPGDLEDYWEIIRADERMCGGFVWEWCDHAVAAGTAPDGRAIYLYGGDSGERVHDGNFCVDGLVSPDRVPHSGLAELKNVQRPARVVSYDAEVGALTLRNELDHTDLASYARVTYELTRDGESLASGDIPLTTPIPPHGEARLPLPLSIPDTGRCHLVITYRLARDEPLLRAGHELGFDEVALPGADRRHRAVVALDERPAPQGPVTATRNGARIDVVAPGLTCSFDTRTALPTSIRAGSAELLDRPAELIIWRAPTDNDRHIRAQWERAGYHWATARAEGLRVVEPSGEGRVVLSGEIAMVAPALQPALRGTITWTVRADDDIDLALDMSRAEGFPALPRLGLRLFLPEGMDRVSYYGLGPGGAYVDKRRASRHGEFTAALRELHEDHINPQENGSHADCDYVAVVSGDGAGGVAPGGRGPGLTAIGRSPFSFNASLYTAEELTACRHNTELVECGSTVLTLDAAMAGIGSNSCGPVLAERYRVAERDLALTLTLRPSRHDHRGTRHPLVTGGRGEEERASPRE; translated from the coding sequence ATGATCATCCCCCGACACTATGAGGACCTCGGCGTCCTCCATGAGAACACCCTCCCTGCCCGCTCCTACTACGTCCCCGCCTCCACCCCGCCCGACCCCAGCCCCTGGAAGCGCCAGGACTCCGACCGCTTCCAGCTCCTGTCGGGCACCTGGCGCTTCGCCTACCTGCCATCGGTCCACGACCTCACCACTCCCTTCTGGGAGGGCCAGGCCGCCCCGGGCGCAGACGCCGCCCTCGACTTCGCCGAGGTGCCCGTGCCCAGCACCTGGCAGCACACCGGCTACGACCACCACCAGTACACCAACGTCCGCTACCCCATCCCCTTCGACCCGCCCCGCGTCCCCCAGGACAACCCCTGTGGCGCCTACCTGCGCGAATTCGACTACGCCCCCATTGTCGAGGCCCCCTGCGCGCACCTCGTCTTCGAGGGCGTCGACTCCTGCTTCTACGTCTGGCTCAACGGCGCCTACGTCGGCTACAGCCAGGTCTCCCACGCCACGAGCGAATTCGACGTCACCGAGTACATCCGCCCCGGCGCCAACCGCCTCGCCGTCCTCGTCCTCAAGTGGTGCGACGGCACCTACATGGAGGACCAGGACAAGTTCCGCACCAGTGGCATCTTCCGCGACGTCTACCTCCTGTCCCGCCCGCGCGCCTCCCTCCTCGACTACGCCGTCACCACCACCCTCGGCGACAGCGCCCCCGCCGCCGTCGAGATCCGGGCCTCCTACTGGGGCGGGGCCGTCCCCACCAGGGCGGTGCTCACGGACCGCGACGGCGTCAAGATCGCCTCGGGCGCCCTCGAGCCCGACGCCGCCCCGGCAGCGGGCGCCACCGGCGCCGAGGCGGCCGACGACCAGGCCGACGCCCCCTACACCCACCGGCTGCGGCTGGAGGTCCCCCATCCACATCCCTGGACCGCGGAGGACCCCTACCTCTACACCCTCACCCTCATCACTCCCGGCGAGTCCATCGCCGACCGCGTCGGCCTGAGGGAGGTCAGCGTCGACGGCGTCGTCGTGCGCCTCAACGGGCGGCCCATTACCCTGCGCGGCGTCAACCGCCATGACTCCGATCCCGTCACCGGGCCCGCCGTCGACCTCGCCCACATGCAGCGCGACCTGCGGCTCATGAAGGAGCACAACATCAACGCGGTGCGCTCCTCCCATTACCCGAACGACCCCCGCTTCTACCAGCTCTGCGATGAATACGGCCTCTACGTCATGTCCGAGGCGGACAACGAGAGCCATGGCGCCCAGGCCCGCTTCCTTGCCGACCCCTCCTGGGACAACCAGGTCGAGCACTGGAACGAGCCCATCGCCGACAACCCCGAATGGATCGGGGCCACCGTCGACCGCATGCGCCTGTGCGTCCACCGGGAGAAGAACCGCCCCAGCGTCATCGCCTGGTCGGCTGGCAACGAGTGCGCCTACGGATGCACTTTCGAAGCGGCGCTGGCCTGGGTCAAAGGCTTCGACCCCACGCGCCTGACTCACTACGAGAGCGCCATCCACCGCAGCTCCAGACGCGCCTACGACTACTCCGATCTCGACCTCTACTCGCGGATGTACCCCAGCCTCGACGAGATCCGCGCCTACCTCGACTCCGACCCGGACAAGCCCTTCCTCCTCGTGGAGTACTGCCACGCCATGGGCAATGGCCCCGGCGACCTTGAGGACTACTGGGAGATCATCCGGGCCGATGAGCGCATGTGCGGCGGATTCGTCTGGGAGTGGTGCGATCACGCCGTCGCCGCCGGCACCGCCCCGGACGGTCGCGCCATCTACCTCTACGGTGGGGACAGCGGCGAGCGGGTCCATGACGGCAACTTCTGCGTGGACGGCCTCGTCTCACCGGATCGTGTGCCCCACTCCGGGCTTGCCGAGCTCAAGAACGTCCAGCGCCCCGCGCGCGTGGTCTCCTACGACGCCGAGGTCGGCGCCCTCACCCTGCGCAACGAGCTCGACCACACCGACCTGGCCTCCTACGCCCGCGTGACCTACGAGCTCACCCGCGATGGCGAGAGCCTGGCCAGCGGGGACATCCCCTTGACGACTCCCATCCCGCCCCACGGCGAGGCCCGCCTCCCGCTACCCCTGAGCATCCCGGACACCGGGCGCTGCCACCTTGTCATCACCTACCGTCTCGCCCGCGACGAGCCCCTTCTCCGCGCCGGCCACGAGCTCGGATTCGATGAGGTCGCCCTGCCCGGCGCGGATCGCCGCCACCGGGCGGTGGTCGCCCTGGATGAGCGCCCCGCCCCGCAGGGCCCCGTGACCGCCACACGCAACGGGGCGCGGATCGACGTCGTCGCCCCCGGGCTCACCTGCTCCTTCGATACGCGCACCGCCCTGCCCACGAGCATCCGCGCCGGCTCCGCCGAGCTCCTGGACCGCCCGGCCGAGCTCATCATCTGGCGCGCCCCCACGGACAACGACCGCCATATCCGCGCCCAATGGGAGCGTGCCGGCTACCACTGGGCGACGGCGCGCGCCGAGGGCCTGCGGGTCGTGGAGCCCTCCGGGGAGGGCCGCGTGGTCCTGAGCGGTGAGATCGCCATGGTCGCCCCCGCCCTCCAGCCCGCCCTGCGCGGCACCATCACCTGGACCGTCCGGGCCGACGACGATATCGACCTCGCGCTCGACATGAGCCGCGCCGAGGGATTCCCCGCCCTTCCGCGCCTGGGCCTGCGGCTCTTCCTCCCAGAGGGGATGGACCGGGTCTCCTACTACGGGCTGGGCCCCGGTGGTGCCTACGTCGACAAGCGCCGCGCCAGCCGCCACGGCGAGTTCACCGCGGCCCTGCGTGAGCTGCACGAGGACCACATCAACCCCCAGGAGAACGGCAGTCACGCCGACTGCGACTACGTCGCCGTCGTCAGCGGTGATGGGGCGGGAGGGGTGGCGCCGGGCGGGCGGGGCCCAGGACTGACCGCCATCGGCCGCAGCCCCTTCTCCTTCAATGCCTCCCTCTACACCGCGGAGGAGCTGACGGCCTGCCGCCACAACACCGAGCTCGTCGAGTGCGGCTCCACGGTCCTCACCCTCGACGCCGCCATGGCGGGCATCGGGTCGAACAGCTGCGGGCCCGTCCTGGCCGAGCGCTACCGGGTGGCCGAGCGCGACCTCGCCCTGACCCTCACCCTGCGTCCGAGCCGCCATGATCATCGCGGCACTCGCCATCCCCTCGTCACTGGGGGGCGCGGCGAGGAGGAGCGGGCCAGCCCGCGGGAGTAG
- a CDS encoding LacI family DNA-binding transcriptional regulator, whose protein sequence is MAGGSRSSGAPSLGDVARLAGVSTQTASRVSMGASNVRPATRERVLRAMSQLGYSPNRAAQALRLGSFKTIGVLTQQIQRTGEALTTAGVVEEATDAGYAVSLAQVERPESDDMRAAAVRLTHQAIDGLVVVQAGRAGREHLTLPPTMPVAVSDSALMGHYPSASADQAGGVREAVGHLLALGHRAVHHVAGPEGSQSALIRRAAWAASLREAGAPVPEPLPGDWSAASGYRAGLRLAADPGVTAVLCANDEMALGLIRAMHEQGRSVPADVSVVGFDGLDLGEFSFPPLTTVRQDFKRLGREMVRLVLEQVASGVGDGSRSVIIPTELVLRGSTAPPSARAGGGRRRLGRASAPSV, encoded by the coding sequence ATGGCCGGTGGGAGCAGGAGTTCGGGGGCGCCGTCGCTTGGCGATGTCGCCCGCCTGGCCGGCGTCTCCACGCAGACGGCCTCCCGCGTGTCCATGGGCGCCAGCAATGTTCGCCCGGCCACCCGCGAACGCGTTCTACGGGCCATGAGCCAGCTCGGCTACTCCCCCAACCGCGCGGCTCAGGCGCTGCGCCTGGGCTCTTTCAAGACCATCGGCGTCCTCACCCAGCAGATCCAGCGCACCGGTGAGGCCCTGACCACGGCGGGCGTCGTCGAGGAGGCGACGGACGCGGGCTACGCGGTGAGCCTCGCGCAAGTGGAGCGGCCCGAGTCCGATGACATGCGCGCGGCGGCGGTCCGGCTTACCCACCAGGCGATCGACGGGCTCGTCGTCGTCCAGGCGGGACGGGCGGGGCGCGAGCACCTCACCCTGCCGCCGACCATGCCCGTGGCCGTCTCGGACTCCGCGCTCATGGGCCACTACCCCTCGGCCAGCGCGGATCAGGCCGGCGGGGTGCGCGAGGCCGTCGGTCACCTGCTCGCCCTGGGGCACCGGGCCGTCCATCACGTGGCCGGCCCCGAGGGCTCGCAATCCGCGCTCATCCGCCGCGCCGCATGGGCGGCGAGCCTGCGGGAGGCCGGCGCGCCGGTGCCCGAGCCGCTGCCCGGGGACTGGAGCGCGGCGTCCGGGTACCGAGCGGGCCTGCGCCTGGCCGCCGACCCCGGGGTGACGGCCGTGCTGTGCGCGAATGACGAGATGGCGCTCGGCCTCATCCGCGCCATGCACGAACAGGGGCGCTCCGTGCCGGCCGACGTGTCCGTCGTCGGCTTCGACGGGCTGGATCTGGGCGAGTTCAGCTTCCCGCCGCTGACGACGGTCCGCCAGGACTTCAAGCGCCTTGGGCGGGAGATGGTGCGCCTCGTCCTGGAACAAGTGGCCTCCGGGGTGGGGGATGGCTCGCGGAGCGTCATCATCCCCACCGAGCTCGTCCTACGGGGCTCGACGGCGCCCCCGAGCGCACGGGCGGGCGGCGGGCGGAGACGGCTGGGGCGTGCGAGCGCGCCATCGGTGTGA
- a CDS encoding phosphoribulokinase, translating to MLPKADASSAPPITRSGTAAGLVSDLAERLARRVERDPGGRLVVGLTGAPGSGKSTAARELTGLLAKAGALAGEVPMDGFHMSNAVLDELGRHGRKGAPDTFDVGGYLAALDRVRRGEEVLAPVYRRDLHEPVAAGTRVSGGGVVVTEGNYLALADGGWQAVRERIDLLIMLVVGIEELAARLVARHMSFGRDRIAAAHWVRVVDLPNAALVEASAPRCDELWTCAPPSHRDR from the coding sequence ATGCTGCCCAAGGCCGACGCGTCCAGTGCCCCGCCGATCACCCGCAGCGGCACCGCCGCCGGGCTCGTCTCCGACCTGGCCGAGCGCCTGGCGCGGCGGGTCGAGCGCGATCCGGGTGGGCGCCTGGTCGTGGGGCTCACGGGGGCGCCGGGATCCGGGAAGTCGACGGCGGCGCGCGAGCTGACGGGGCTCCTGGCCAAGGCGGGGGCGCTGGCGGGCGAGGTGCCGATGGATGGCTTCCACATGTCCAACGCGGTGCTCGACGAGCTGGGGCGCCATGGGCGCAAGGGCGCTCCGGACACCTTCGACGTGGGTGGCTACCTGGCGGCCCTGGACCGGGTGCGGCGCGGCGAGGAGGTGCTGGCGCCGGTCTACCGGCGCGACCTGCATGAGCCGGTGGCCGCGGGCACGCGGGTGTCCGGGGGCGGCGTGGTCGTCACGGAGGGGAATTACCTGGCGCTGGCGGACGGCGGGTGGCAGGCCGTGCGTGAGCGCATCGACCTGCTCATCATGCTGGTGGTCGGGATCGAGGAGCTGGCCGCCCGGCTCGTGGCGCGGCACATGAGCTTCGGGCGGGACCGCATCGCCGCGGCGCACTGGGTGCGCGTCGTCGATCTTCCCAACGCCGCGCTGGTGGAGGCCAGCGCCCCCCGGTGCGACGAGCTCTGGACCTGCGCCCCACCCTCCCACCGAGACCGGTAG
- a CDS encoding thiamine-binding protein, translating to MLVAFSVSPSTTDDPDGSLSAAVARAVRVCRDSGLPCETTSMFTTLEGEWDECMAVVKRACEAVGEVSPRVSLVLKADIRPGFTGQLTAKVERVEEHLRRGRDDVG from the coding sequence ATGCTCGTGGCCTTCTCGGTGTCCCCTTCCACCACCGACGACCCCGATGGGTCACTGTCCGCTGCTGTCGCCCGCGCCGTGCGCGTGTGCCGCGATTCGGGCCTGCCATGCGAGACGACGTCGATGTTCACCACCCTGGAGGGCGAGTGGGACGAGTGCATGGCTGTGGTCAAGCGCGCCTGCGAGGCCGTGGGCGAGGTGAGCCCGCGCGTCAGCCTTGTCCTCAAGGCGGATATCCGACCGGGCTTCACCGGCCAGTTGACCGCGAAAGTCGAGCGGGTGGAGGAGCACCTGCGCCGGGGGCGCGACGACGTCGGCTGA
- a CDS encoding DUF1349 domain-containing protein produces MTRIAWEQGRWTHEPARVEVSGGDLLVTAVEGSDAWRITSYGFIHDSEHALLAAFPDDCAVEVEFTAAFREQFDQAGVFVRLDDEHWVKAGVEYADGACQVGAVVTSGSSDWSVAPVPRWRDHRVLVRVSRSGGAMTVRAGLVGADGAADLRLVRVLPIPAGARAEAGPLVCSPTRAGLTVPIHAWRLTEPDASLH; encoded by the coding sequence ATGACTCGGATCGCTTGGGAACAGGGGCGTTGGACGCACGAGCCGGCGCGTGTCGAGGTGAGCGGCGGCGACCTGCTCGTCACCGCCGTCGAGGGCTCGGACGCCTGGCGGATCACCTCCTACGGATTCATCCATGACTCCGAGCACGCCCTGCTCGCCGCCTTCCCCGATGACTGCGCCGTCGAGGTCGAGTTCACTGCCGCTTTCCGCGAGCAGTTCGACCAGGCGGGCGTCTTCGTGCGCCTCGACGACGAGCACTGGGTCAAGGCCGGCGTCGAGTACGCCGATGGCGCGTGCCAGGTGGGCGCCGTCGTCACCAGCGGCTCCTCGGACTGGTCCGTCGCCCCCGTGCCCCGGTGGCGCGATCACCGGGTGCTTGTGCGGGTCTCCCGCAGCGGCGGCGCCATGACCGTGCGGGCGGGGCTCGTCGGCGCCGACGGCGCAGCCGACCTGCGACTCGTGCGAGTCCTTCCGATTCCCGCGGGCGCCCGGGCTGAGGCGGGACCGCTCGTGTGCTCGCCGACCCGCGCGGGTCTGACCGTGCCGATTCACGCCTGGAGGCTCACCGAGCCCGATGCCTCCCTGCACTGA
- the nrdE gene encoding class 1b ribonucleoside-diphosphate reductase subunit alpha — MAETLTDTGLEPSGDPELDYHALNAKLNLYDANGKIQFDADHAAARQYFLQHVNQNTVFFHDLEEKLEYLTEEGYYEKHILDKYAPAFVKSAFKAAYAHKFRFETFLGAFKYYTSYTLKTFDGKRYLERFEDRVTMVALALADGDEQLALDLVEEMMTGRFQPATPTFLNEGKAQRGEPVSCFLVRIEDNMESIARGINSALQLSKRGGGVALLLTNLREMGAPIKRIENQSSGVIPVMKLLEDSFSYANQLGARQGAGAVYLHAHHPDIMRFLDTKRENADEKIRIKTLSLGVVVPDITFELAKNNEDMYLFSPYDVERVYGVPFSDINVTEKYREMVDDGRIKKKKVNARVFFQTLAEIQFESGYPYVMFEDTVNKANPIKGKVVMSNLCSEILQVSEASELNEDLSYAHVGKDISCNLGSLNIAKTMDSPDFARTIRTAVRGLTAVSDQTHLPSVPSIDRGNHESHAIGLGQMNLHGFLARESIFYGSEEGLDFTNVYFASVLFAALDASCDLAIERGQTFVGFEDSAYASGEFFTKYTTQDFVPVTEKVKVIFDASSVRVPTREDWARLAAKVKEHGLYNRNLQAVPPTGSISYINGSTSSIHPIVAKIEIRKEGKIGRVYYPAPYMTNDNLEYYQDAYEIGPEKIIDTYAAATQHVDQGLSLTLFFPDTATTRDVNRAQIYAWRKGIKTLYYIRLRQAALEGTEVQGCVSCML, encoded by the coding sequence TTGGCAGAAACGCTGACGGACACCGGTCTGGAGCCCTCTGGGGACCCCGAGCTCGACTACCACGCGCTTAACGCGAAGCTCAACCTCTACGACGCGAACGGCAAGATCCAGTTCGACGCCGATCACGCCGCCGCGCGTCAGTACTTCCTCCAGCACGTCAACCAGAACACCGTGTTCTTCCACGACCTCGAGGAGAAGCTCGAGTACCTCACCGAGGAGGGCTACTACGAGAAGCACATCCTCGACAAGTACGCCCCGGCCTTCGTCAAGAGCGCCTTCAAGGCCGCCTACGCCCACAAGTTCCGCTTCGAGACTTTCCTGGGCGCATTCAAGTACTACACCTCGTACACGCTCAAGACCTTCGACGGCAAGCGGTACCTGGAGCGCTTCGAGGACCGCGTCACGATGGTGGCCCTCGCCCTAGCCGACGGCGACGAGCAACTCGCCCTGGACCTCGTCGAGGAGATGATGACCGGCCGCTTCCAGCCGGCCACCCCCACCTTCCTCAACGAGGGCAAGGCTCAGCGCGGCGAGCCCGTCTCCTGCTTCCTCGTGCGCATCGAGGACAACATGGAGTCCATCGCCCGCGGCATCAACTCCGCCCTCCAGTTGTCCAAGCGCGGTGGAGGCGTCGCCCTGCTGCTGACCAACCTGCGTGAGATGGGCGCTCCCATCAAGCGGATCGAGAACCAGTCCAGTGGCGTCATCCCCGTCATGAAGCTCCTGGAGGACTCCTTCTCCTACGCCAACCAGCTCGGCGCCCGCCAGGGCGCGGGCGCGGTCTACCTGCACGCGCACCACCCGGACATCATGCGGTTCCTGGACACCAAGCGCGAGAACGCCGATGAGAAGATCCGCATCAAGACCCTCTCGCTCGGCGTCGTCGTCCCGGACATCACCTTCGAGCTCGCCAAGAACAACGAGGACATGTACCTGTTCTCCCCTTACGACGTCGAGCGCGTCTACGGGGTCCCCTTCTCGGACATCAATGTCACCGAGAAGTACCGCGAGATGGTGGACGACGGCCGGATCAAGAAGAAGAAGGTCAACGCCCGCGTCTTCTTCCAGACGCTGGCCGAGATCCAATTCGAATCCGGATACCCGTATGTCATGTTCGAGGACACGGTCAACAAGGCCAACCCCATCAAGGGCAAGGTCGTCATGTCGAACCTGTGTTCCGAGATCCTGCAGGTCTCCGAGGCCAGCGAGCTTAACGAGGACCTTTCCTACGCCCATGTCGGCAAGGACATCTCCTGCAACCTGGGCTCCCTCAACATCGCCAAGACCATGGACTCCCCGGACTTCGCGCGCACTATCCGCACGGCCGTGCGCGGGCTGACCGCCGTCTCGGACCAGACGCACTTGCCCAGCGTTCCCTCGATCGACCGTGGTAACCACGAGTCCCATGCCATCGGCCTGGGCCAGATGAACCTGCACGGCTTCCTGGCGCGCGAGTCCATCTTCTACGGCAGCGAGGAGGGATTGGACTTCACCAACGTCTACTTCGCTTCCGTCCTCTTCGCGGCTCTGGACGCCTCCTGCGACCTGGCGATCGAGCGGGGCCAGACCTTCGTGGGCTTCGAGGACTCCGCCTACGCCAGCGGCGAGTTCTTCACCAAGTACACCACGCAGGACTTCGTCCCCGTCACGGAGAAGGTCAAGGTCATCTTCGACGCCTCCAGCGTGCGCGTGCCCACCCGCGAGGACTGGGCGCGCCTGGCCGCCAAGGTCAAGGAGCACGGCCTGTACAACCGCAATCTCCAGGCGGTGCCGCCCACCGGCTCGATCTCCTACATCAACGGCTCGACCTCCTCGATCCACCCGATCGTGGCCAAGATCGAGATCCGCAAGGAGGGCAAGATCGGGCGCGTTTACTACCCGGCTCCCTACATGACGAATGACAACCTGGAGTACTACCAGGACGCCTATGAGATCGGCCCGGAGAAGATCATCGACACCTACGCCGCGGCCACGCAGCACGTCGACCAGGGCCTGAGCCTCACGCTGTTCTTCCCCGACACCGCGACCACCCGCGACGTCAACCGCGCCCAGATCTACGCGTGGCGCAAGGGCATTAAGACGCTCTACTACATCCGTCTGCGCCAGGCCGCCCTTGAGGGGACTGAGGTCCAGGGCTGCGTGAGCTGCATGCTGTGA
- the nrdI gene encoding class Ib ribonucleoside-diphosphate reductase assembly flavoprotein NrdI, with amino-acid sequence MPDAPLLVYFSSVSENTHRFVGKLGFPTKRIPLLPKESPLRVDDEYVLVVPTYGGGAVKGAVPKQVIRFLNDEHNRSLCRGVIASGNTNFGEAYGLAGDIIASKLGVPYLDRYELLGTPTDVDRVAQGLEQFWQKR; translated from the coding sequence GTGCCTGACGCGCCCCTCCTCGTCTACTTCTCCTCCGTCTCGGAGAACACGCATCGCTTCGTCGGGAAGCTCGGCTTCCCGACGAAGCGGATCCCCCTCCTTCCCAAGGAGTCCCCCCTGAGGGTTGACGACGAGTATGTCCTCGTCGTGCCGACCTACGGTGGTGGCGCCGTGAAGGGGGCGGTGCCCAAGCAGGTCATCCGCTTCCTCAACGACGAGCACAACCGATCCCTGTGTCGCGGCGTCATCGCGTCCGGCAATACCAACTTCGGTGAGGCGTACGGCCTTGCCGGGGACATCATCGCCAGCAAACTCGGGGTGCCCTACCTGGACCGATACGAGCTGCTCGGCACGCCCACCGACGTCGATCGCGTCGCACAAGGATTGGAACAGTTTTGGCAGAAACGCTGA
- the nrdH gene encoding glutaredoxin-like protein NrdH, protein MPITVYSKPNCFQCTATYRALDKAGLSYSTVDISVDAEALEQVKSLGYAQAPVVIAGGDHWSGFRPDKIKGLVAAAEAVAI, encoded by the coding sequence ATGCCGATCACCGTCTACAGCAAGCCCAACTGCTTCCAGTGCACCGCGACCTACCGCGCCCTGGACAAGGCCGGCCTGTCCTACAGCACGGTGGACATCTCCGTCGACGCCGAGGCCCTCGAGCAGGTCAAGTCCCTCGGCTACGCCCAGGCCCCTGTCGTCATCGCCGGTGGGGACCACTGGTCCGGTTTCCGCCCGGACAAGATCAAGGGCCTCGTCGCGGCCGCTGAGGCCGTCGCCATCTGA
- a CDS encoding DUF4956 domain-containing protein produces the protein MTALSLAYMAADITALSILVGALYSRRHHRKDLVAAYIGVNIGVLAVTLLLSTASVAAGLGLGLFGVLSIIRLRSTELEQHEVAYFFAALALGLLGGIQTASLAMVAALMALVVVSLWIGDHPALLGRNRHQIITVDRAIPNEAELKMHLASLLGGTVRSLTVQSLDLVNDTTLVDVRYTLPRSGAATAHLSGWSGSAGIAAPMTGPQAPAGTPVGAPFPFTTATGAPGE, from the coding sequence ATGACCGCCCTCTCCCTCGCCTATATGGCTGCAGACATCACCGCGCTCAGCATCCTCGTGGGCGCCCTCTACTCCCGCCGGCACCACCGCAAGGACCTCGTGGCCGCGTACATCGGCGTCAACATTGGCGTTCTGGCGGTCACCCTCCTGCTCTCGACGGCGTCCGTGGCCGCAGGCCTGGGCCTGGGCCTCTTCGGCGTGCTGTCCATCATCCGCCTGCGCTCCACCGAGCTGGAGCAGCACGAGGTCGCCTACTTCTTCGCCGCTCTGGCGCTCGGCCTCCTCGGCGGGATCCAGACTGCGTCACTGGCGATGGTCGCCGCGCTCATGGCGCTCGTCGTCGTCTCCCTGTGGATCGGCGACCACCCCGCGCTCCTGGGGCGCAACCGCCACCAGATCATCACCGTGGACCGCGCCATCCCCAACGAGGCCGAACTCAAGATGCACCTGGCATCGCTCCTGGGAGGAACTGTTCGCAGCCTCACCGTCCAGAGCCTCGACCTCGTCAATGACACCACGCTCGTGGATGTCCGCTACACCCTTCCCCGCTCCGGCGCGGCCACGGCCCACCTGAGCGGCTGGAGCGGGTCCGCGGGGATCGCGGCCCCCATGACCGGCCCGCAGGCCCCCGCGGGGACGCCCGTCGGCGCGCCATTCCCCTTCACCACCGCGACCGGCGCGCCCGGGGAGTGA
- a CDS encoding polyphosphate polymerase domain-containing protein, giving the protein MTAAAPHPALSTGTLDAISLDELNATADLLTRMDRKYIVPIEAAQGLLDALASGIAGGSRALEIKGQRSFAYASTYFDTPDLAAYYLTARKRRRRFKVRTRSYLDSDLCFLEVKTRGPRGATIKERIPWALDDADRLTPEGRAFVAELLLGSGVCRARDEAERTAAALTPVMGTTYERITLHLPQAEARSTIDTRLAWTPMRASRDSATGAIRGAARPAGQQAIIETKSPGTPSPADRFLWGLGHRPAKISKYATGLALLNRDLPANKWHRVIKNDLAGAAGAGGSGDFTPGRAPAAPGGGG; this is encoded by the coding sequence ATGACCGCCGCAGCACCGCATCCCGCCCTGAGCACGGGGACCCTCGATGCGATCAGCCTCGACGAGCTCAACGCCACTGCGGACCTCCTGACCCGCATGGACCGCAAGTACATCGTGCCCATCGAGGCGGCGCAGGGCCTCCTGGACGCGCTCGCCTCTGGGATCGCGGGCGGGTCCCGGGCGTTGGAGATCAAGGGGCAGCGCTCCTTTGCCTACGCCTCAACCTATTTCGACACCCCCGATCTCGCCGCGTATTACCTCACGGCCCGCAAGCGCAGGCGGCGCTTCAAGGTGCGCACCCGCTCCTACCTCGATTCCGACTTGTGCTTCCTCGAGGTCAAGACCCGGGGGCCCCGCGGCGCCACCATCAAGGAGCGCATCCCTTGGGCCCTCGACGACGCCGACCGCCTCACCCCGGAGGGGCGCGCGTTCGTCGCCGAGCTCCTGCTCGGCTCGGGCGTGTGCCGCGCACGGGACGAGGCGGAGCGGACCGCCGCCGCGCTCACGCCTGTCATGGGCACCACCTACGAGCGCATCACCCTCCACCTGCCGCAGGCCGAGGCGCGCTCCACCATCGACACCCGCCTGGCCTGGACGCCTATGCGGGCCTCGCGCGACTCGGCAACAGGCGCGATCCGGGGCGCGGCGAGGCCCGCCGGGCAGCAGGCGATCATCGAGACGAAGAGCCCCGGGACGCCGTCGCCCGCCGACCGCTTCCTCTGGGGCCTGGGGCACCGGCCGGCCAAGATCTCGAAGTACGCCACCGGCCTGGCCCTGCTCAACCGCGACCTGCCCGCCAATAAGTGGCACCGGGTCATCAAGAACGATCTGGCCGGAGCGGCCGGCGCGGGAGGCTCCGGGGACTTTACCCCGGGGAGAGCCCCGGCAGCGCCTGGCGGTGGGGGCTGA